Genomic window (Streptomyces sp. NBC_00078):
ACCAGGAGGCGGTGGCCGCCGTCTCCCGGGCCGAAAACGACTCAGAGATCAGCAAGAACCGAGGGCCAGCATGAACAGCAAGGCACTGAGACTCGGGACCAGGCGAAGCAGACTCGCCATGGCCCAGTCCGGGCAAGTGGCGGACGCCGTGAGCCAGGTGACCGGACGGCCCGTCGAGCTCGTCGAGATCACCACCTACGGCGACACCTCCCGCGAGCACCTCGCGCAGATCGGCGGCACGGGTGTGTTCGTCACGGCGCTTCGTGACGCGCTGCTGCGGGGTGAGGTCGACTTCGCGGTTCATTCGCTCAAGGACCTGCCCACCGCGCAGCCCGCGGAACTGGCGCTGGCCGCCGTCCCGCTGCGTGAGGACCCGCGCGACGTGATCGTCGCCCGGGACGCGCTGAAGTTCACCGACCTGCCGCGCGGTGCGCGCATCGGTACGGGTTCGCCGCGCCGCATGGCGCAGCTGAACGCGTACGCGCGCAGCCACGCGCTGGACATACAGACGGTCCCGATCCGGGGCAACGTCGACACCCGGATCCGGTATGTGCAGGACGGTGAGCTGGACGCCGTCGTCCTCGCCGCCGCCGGCCTCAGCCGGATAGGCAGGATCGACGAGGTGACCGACTTCCTGTCGGTCGACACGGTTCTGCCCGCCCCCGGCCAAGGGGCGCTGGCGATCGAGTGCAGGGCGGGGAACACCGCCCAGGACACTGACCTGATCGCGGCAATCGGCGAACTCGACGACCCGTTCACGCGGGCCGCCGTGACCGCCGAAAGGTCACTGCTCGCCGCCCTGGAGGCCGGTTGCAGCGCCCCTGTGGGCGCGCTGGCCGACCTTCTGGCCGACGGGCAGATTGTCAACGAAATGCGCCTGCGCGGCATAGTCGGCACGACCGACGGCACGCGTACGGTGCAGCTGTCCACCACCGGTCCCGTGCCCGAGACGTACGACCAAGCAATGGCGCTCGGCCGTGAACTCGCGGCCGAGATGCTTGCCCAGGGCGCGGCCGGTCTGATGGGGGAGCGAGCACAGTGAGCCCCACCACCCTTCCCACCGGCCTCGATCACGGGCACGTCACCTTCCTCGGTGCCGGACCCGGGGATCCGGGACTGCTGACTCTGCGCGCCGTGGAGGCGCTGGCGAACGCGGACGTACTGGTCGCCGAGCACGACGTGCTCGACGTGGTGCGTCAGCACGCCAGACAGGGCGCCGCCGAGGTGCACACGGACGGGGGCCCTTCGTCGGACCCGCTTCCGGGCACAGGCACACCTCAGCTGGCAGTTGTTGACGGCTCGTCAACAACCGCTGGTGTCCCCGTGGTACGGGATGCCGCACATCTTGTCATGGAGGCCGCGCGGGGCGGCAGGCGGGTCGTGCGTGCGGTGTCCGGGGATCCCGGACTCGACGCGTACGCCGCCGAGGAGATGCTCGCCTGCGCCCGCGCCGGCGTGCCCTTCGAGGTGGTGCCCGGTGTCGCCACCGCCGTCGGCGTACCCGCGTACGCCGGTGTTCCGCTGCGGGACGCCGAGGGCGCGGACGTGCGGTTCGTCGATGCGCGCACGGCCTCGGACCGGTGCTGGACGGAGGTGGGGGCGTCGGACGGGACCGTGGTCGTGTCGACGACGCTGGACTCCGTCGGTGCCGCAGCCGGTGAACTGGTGTCGGCCGGCCGTAAGCCCGATACGCCGATGACCGTGACGGTGGCTGGTACGACCACTCGTCAGCGGACCTGGGCGGCGACGCTCGGCACCATCGCGCAGACCCTGAAGCAGGCCAAGGTGCTGCCGTCGCCCGAGGGCGGCCGGCCGGTGATAGCCGTGGTCGGTGAGCGTTCCGCCGCCGCCCAGCGCGACCAGTTGTCGTGGTTCGAGTCCAAGCCGCTGTTCGGCTGGAAGGTTCTCGTGCCGCGTACGAAGGAGCAGGCGGCGTCGCTCTCCGACCAGCTGCGGTCCTACGGGGCCGTGCCGCACGAGGTGCCGACCATCGCCGTGGAGCCGCCGCGCACGCCCCAGCAGATGGAGCGGGCTGTGAAGGGTCTCGTCACCGGGCGCTACGAGTGGATCGCCTTCACCTCGGTGAACGCGGTCAAGGCCGTGCGGGAGAAGTTCGAGGAGTACGGGCTCGACGCGCGGGCCTTCGCGGGGATCAAGGTCGCTGCGGTGGGCGAGCAGACGGCGAAGGCGCTGGTCGCCTTTGGCGTGAAGCCGGACCTGGTGCCCAGCGGCGAGCAGTCGGCTGCGGGGCTGCTGGAGGACTGGCCGCCGTACGACCCCGTTTTCGATCCGATCGACCGGGTGTTCCTGCCGCGGGCGGACATCGCCACGGAGACTCTTGTCGCCGGGCTCATCGAGCTGGGCTGGGAGGTCGACGACGTCACCGCGTACCGGACCGTGCGGGCGTCGCCGCCGCCGGCTGACACCCGGGAGGCGATCAAGGGGGGTGGCTTCGACGCCGTTCTCTTCACGTCGTCCTCCACCGTGCGCAACCTGGTGGGTATCGCCGGGAAGCCGCACAACGTGACGGTGATCGCCTGCATCGGGCCGGCCACCGCGAAGACCGCCGAAGAGCATGGGCTGCGGGTGGATGTGATGGCTCCGGAGCCGTCCGTGCACAGGCTGGCCGAAGCGCTGGCTGACTTCGGGTTGCGGCGGCGGGCTGCCGCGCGGGAGGCCGGGGACGCGGTTACTCGGCCGAGTGAGCGGCGGCCGGGGGCTCGGCGGCGGCGTACGACCTGAGGTGGGTGGGGGTGCGCGTCCCTGGGGCGCTGCGCCCCCAGACCCCCGCTTCGGCCCTGACGGGCCTCGTCCTCAAACGCCGGACGGGCTGGATGTGCGCCCGACGGGCTGGATGTGCTCACGCGCGCTGTGGGGTCACCGTGTGCCCGTAGCGCAGCAGGTTGCCTGGGTCGTATGTCGCCTTCGTGTGGCTCAG
Coding sequences:
- the hemC gene encoding hydroxymethylbilane synthase; this encodes MNSKALRLGTRRSRLAMAQSGQVADAVSQVTGRPVELVEITTYGDTSREHLAQIGGTGVFVTALRDALLRGEVDFAVHSLKDLPTAQPAELALAAVPLREDPRDVIVARDALKFTDLPRGARIGTGSPRRMAQLNAYARSHALDIQTVPIRGNVDTRIRYVQDGELDAVVLAAAGLSRIGRIDEVTDFLSVDTVLPAPGQGALAIECRAGNTAQDTDLIAAIGELDDPFTRAAVTAERSLLAALEAGCSAPVGALADLLADGQIVNEMRLRGIVGTTDGTRTVQLSTTGPVPETYDQAMALGRELAAEMLAQGAAGLMGERAQ
- a CDS encoding bifunctional uroporphyrinogen-III C-methyltransferase/uroporphyrinogen-III synthase is translated as MSPTTLPTGLDHGHVTFLGAGPGDPGLLTLRAVEALANADVLVAEHDVLDVVRQHARQGAAEVHTDGGPSSDPLPGTGTPQLAVVDGSSTTAGVPVVRDAAHLVMEAARGGRRVVRAVSGDPGLDAYAAEEMLACARAGVPFEVVPGVATAVGVPAYAGVPLRDAEGADVRFVDARTASDRCWTEVGASDGTVVVSTTLDSVGAAAGELVSAGRKPDTPMTVTVAGTTTRQRTWAATLGTIAQTLKQAKVLPSPEGGRPVIAVVGERSAAAQRDQLSWFESKPLFGWKVLVPRTKEQAASLSDQLRSYGAVPHEVPTIAVEPPRTPQQMERAVKGLVTGRYEWIAFTSVNAVKAVREKFEEYGLDARAFAGIKVAAVGEQTAKALVAFGVKPDLVPSGEQSAAGLLEDWPPYDPVFDPIDRVFLPRADIATETLVAGLIELGWEVDDVTAYRTVRASPPPADTREAIKGGGFDAVLFTSSSTVRNLVGIAGKPHNVTVIACIGPATAKTAEEHGLRVDVMAPEPSVHRLAEALADFGLRRRAAAREAGDAVTRPSERRPGARRRRTT